In the genome of Myroides phaeus, one region contains:
- a CDS encoding IS630 transposase-related protein — protein MENSNQTRQKKTERYHLKFIEKVIQEIENGATQSSVTLKYDLRQPTVSRWIKKYGSIEFDQTRRNKIYSESLKRQVVHSITEHKMTIKEACITYGIESKSTITNWLLVNYNKNKDLCKEINIPILMEEKTTNLESLEVKALKKALAEAQFKIVALNTLIDVAEKKLDIDIRKKSGSKQLKK, from the coding sequence ATGGAAAATAGTAATCAAACAAGACAAAAAAAGACAGAACGTTATCACTTAAAATTTATTGAAAAAGTAATTCAAGAAATAGAAAATGGCGCTACCCAAAGTTCAGTTACTCTCAAGTATGATTTAAGACAACCAACGGTGAGTCGGTGGATTAAGAAATATGGAAGTATAGAATTTGATCAAACACGCAGGAATAAAATTTATTCAGAAAGCTTAAAACGTCAAGTAGTTCATAGTATTACAGAACACAAAATGACTATAAAAGAAGCTTGTATAACGTATGGAATCGAAAGTAAAAGTACAATAACAAATTGGTTATTAGTTAATTACAACAAAAACAAAGATCTTTGTAAAGAAATTAACATTCCAATTCTTATGGAAGAAAAAACAACCAATTTAGAATCTTTAGAAGTAAAAGCTTTAAAAAAGGCTTTAGCTGAAGCACAATTTAAGATAGTAGCATTAAATACTTTGATTGATGTAGCAGAAAAAAA
- a CDS encoding GYDIA family GHMP kinase has product MQTQKFYSNGKLLLTGEYLVLDGVRAFAVPTRFGQSMEVTETSTGLIRWTNFDADGSMWMQEEVTINEIINANKPDTSTFRGVLIDVLSAAHKQNEVLLNKAQGFDVTCELTFPRIWGLGTSSTWINNVAQWFGINGFQLLEESFGGSGYDIACAQYDKPIFYRRQGNSPEITAVTFSPNFTEHLYFVYLNQKKSSKEAIANYRKKKNALGDIGNRIEELGKEMQACVSFESFCDLIKEHESLMSAVLEQETVKQRLFADFNGEVKSLGAWGGDFVLVASKENPSTYFETKGYTTIVPYKKMIAF; this is encoded by the coding sequence ATGCAGACACAAAAGTTTTATAGTAACGGAAAATTACTTCTAACAGGAGAGTACTTGGTTTTAGATGGTGTACGTGCATTCGCTGTGCCTACTCGTTTTGGACAATCTATGGAAGTAACAGAAACATCAACAGGACTAATTCGTTGGACTAATTTTGATGCAGATGGATCAATGTGGATGCAAGAGGAAGTTACTATTAACGAAATAATTAATGCTAATAAACCGGATACTTCCACATTTCGAGGCGTATTGATAGATGTTTTAAGCGCAGCACATAAACAAAATGAGGTGTTGTTAAATAAGGCACAAGGCTTTGATGTTACTTGTGAATTAACTTTTCCTCGTATTTGGGGATTGGGAACATCATCAACGTGGATTAACAATGTTGCACAATGGTTTGGAATTAACGGTTTTCAATTGTTAGAAGAATCGTTTGGAGGTAGTGGCTATGACATAGCGTGTGCACAATATGACAAACCAATTTTTTATAGAAGACAAGGCAACTCGCCAGAAATTACAGCGGTTACTTTTTCGCCAAACTTTACAGAACACTTGTATTTTGTTTACTTAAATCAAAAGAAGAGTAGTAAAGAAGCAATTGCCAATTACCGCAAAAAGAAAAACGCTTTAGGAGATATCGGGAATCGCATTGAAGAATTAGGAAAAGAAATGCAAGCGTGTGTAAGTTTTGAATCTTTTTGCGATTTGATCAAAGAACACGAGTCATTGATGAGTGCTGTACTTGAACAAGAAACCGTGAAACAGCGCTTGTTTGCTGATTTTAATGGAGAAGTTAAAAGTCTTGGTGCTTGGGGAGGAGATTTTGTCTTAGTAGCATCAAAAGAAAACCCATCTACCTATTTTGAAACAAAAGGGTATACGACTATCGTACCATATAAAAAAATGATTGCTTTTTAG
- a CDS encoding hydroxymethylglutaryl-CoA reductase, degradative, whose protein sequence is MKAGNINGFSKLSKRDKINWIAQTYFSNPEDVVELIEQYWNSDEELQKLHDEFIENTITNFYLPFGVAPNFLINDKWYTIPMVIEESSVVAAASKAAKFWSERGGFKTTILGTEKIGQVHFIYKGDKQKLEAFIANTQQAFLDDTFSITQNMQKRGGGIQKIELRDKTSDIPNYYQLHVTFETKDSMGANFINSCLEQIASTLKAKAIANTTFTEEEKQIDVVMSILSNYVPNCVVRAEVSCPVEDLKSADIKDPILFAEKFVQAVRIAEVEPFRAVTHNKGVMNGVDAVVVATGNDFRAIEAGVHAYAARSGQYSSLSHASLENGIFKFWIDLPLALGTVGGLTSLHPMVKVALQMLQKPSATELMQVIAVAGIAQNFAAVKSLTTTGIQQGHMKMHLMNILNQFKATDAERVKVVAHFEKNVVSHSAVVELLESLRK, encoded by the coding sequence ATGAAGGCAGGTAATATTAATGGTTTTTCTAAGTTAAGTAAACGTGACAAAATCAATTGGATAGCTCAGACGTATTTTTCAAACCCTGAAGATGTAGTTGAATTAATCGAGCAATATTGGAATTCAGACGAGGAGTTACAAAAACTTCACGATGAGTTTATCGAGAATACAATTACGAATTTTTATTTACCATTTGGTGTAGCTCCTAACTTTCTTATCAATGACAAGTGGTACACAATTCCTATGGTAATTGAGGAGAGCTCGGTTGTTGCCGCTGCATCTAAAGCTGCAAAGTTTTGGTCTGAAAGAGGTGGGTTTAAAACGACTATTTTAGGTACAGAAAAAATAGGTCAAGTACACTTTATCTACAAAGGAGATAAACAAAAACTGGAAGCATTTATTGCAAATACACAACAAGCATTTTTAGACGATACTTTTTCAATTACTCAGAATATGCAAAAGCGTGGAGGAGGAATTCAAAAAATCGAATTAAGAGATAAGACTTCTGATATTCCGAATTACTATCAACTACACGTTACTTTTGAAACGAAAGATAGTATGGGGGCTAATTTTATCAACTCGTGTTTAGAGCAAATAGCTTCTACTTTAAAAGCAAAAGCAATTGCTAATACAACTTTTACAGAAGAGGAAAAGCAAATAGATGTAGTGATGAGTATTTTATCTAACTACGTTCCTAATTGTGTTGTTCGCGCTGAGGTTAGTTGTCCGGTTGAAGATTTGAAATCGGCGGATATTAAAGACCCTATTTTATTTGCAGAGAAGTTTGTACAAGCTGTTCGCATTGCAGAAGTAGAGCCTTTTAGAGCAGTAACGCATAATAAAGGAGTGATGAATGGTGTAGATGCAGTTGTTGTTGCTACGGGTAATGATTTCCGCGCTATTGAAGCAGGAGTTCACGCCTATGCAGCTCGCAGCGGACAATATAGTAGTTTATCACACGCTTCCTTAGAGAATGGTATTTTTAAATTTTGGATTGATTTACCATTAGCTTTGGGAACAGTAGGAGGATTGACTTCATTACACCCAATGGTGAAAGTTGCTTTACAAATGTTGCAAAAACCTTCAGCTACTGAGTTAATGCAAGTAATTGCAGTTGCCGGAATAGCACAGAACTTTGCAGCTGTTAAATCGCTTACAACTACGGGAATTCAACAAGGACATATGAAAATGCACTTGATGAATATCTTAAATCAATTTAAAGCAACAGATGCTGAGCGTGTAAAAGTAGTAGCACATTTTGAAAAGAATGTTGTTTCACATAGCGCAGTAGTTGAATTATTAGAAAGCCTTAGAAAATAA